A stretch of Desulfurivibrio alkaliphilus AHT 2 DNA encodes these proteins:
- a CDS encoding cold-shock protein, whose product MSERVNGRVKWFNAPKGFGFIERDNDSDVFVHYRGIRGEGYRSLQDGQSVSFAVVETPKGLQAEDVEVIG is encoded by the coding sequence ATGTCGGAACGAGTAAATGGCCGGGTAAAATGGTTTAACGCTCCTAAAGGGTTCGGTTTTATCGAGCGGGACAATGATTCGGATGTTTTTGTGCACTACCGGGGGATTCGGGGGGAAGGTTACCGGTCTTTGCAGGATGGTCAGAGTGTCAGCTTTGCGGTGGTGGAAACCCCCAAGGGTTTGCAGGCGGAAGATGTGGAGGTGATTGGCTGA
- a CDS encoding c(7)-type cytochrome triheme domain-containing protein, which yields MKKLVSKIKGFVNERPKTSIVILIAFIAVFSYVNLQAMHITSEPGFCEMCHPGTGTGALSEVHTWRQNIHAEAGVKCLDCHGEPGIFGYKKAKIGGLYDTYVEIFRSEEYKLKILNKSVEDPQYAANLVPSTTCLFCHTDSVNQKIRSERLMSIGHKFRLLDTVENPEFRKERGMRDIFTDELKSEIDPNHKRHIDAGLTCMDCHHRMVHGGEYRAAVDLNQCSQCHSERAGEISMSDVVMGEGDSAVSFSHDFHGMMFSCDHCHTDLFPMKAGGSAISFDYHTTDQYCFSCHNGQAASYDCASCHGQVPMPMEPITYTMEGFAPVDFNHTFHGNAFSCETCHDTPWIMEAHATPMTMNEMYRGQFCGQCHNGQAAFPATACARCHQ from the coding sequence ATGAAAAAACTAGTTAGCAAAATCAAAGGATTTGTCAATGAGCGGCCCAAGACCAGCATCGTTATTTTAATCGCCTTTATCGCTGTTTTCAGCTACGTCAATCTGCAGGCCATGCACATTACCAGCGAACCCGGGTTTTGCGAGATGTGCCACCCGGGCACCGGTACCGGCGCCCTGAGTGAAGTGCATACCTGGCGGCAGAACATCCACGCCGAGGCCGGGGTAAAATGCCTGGACTGCCACGGCGAACCCGGTATTTTCGGTTACAAAAAAGCCAAAATAGGCGGCCTTTACGATACTTACGTGGAGATCTTCCGCTCGGAAGAGTACAAACTTAAAATCCTTAACAAGTCCGTGGAAGACCCCCAGTATGCCGCCAACCTGGTGCCCTCCACCACCTGCCTGTTTTGCCATACCGACAGCGTTAACCAAAAAATTCGCTCTGAGCGGCTGATGTCCATTGGCCACAAGTTCCGGTTGCTGGACACGGTGGAAAATCCGGAATTCCGGAAGGAACGTGGCATGCGGGACATCTTCACCGATGAGCTTAAAAGCGAGATTGACCCCAATCATAAGCGGCACATCGATGCCGGCCTGACCTGCATGGACTGCCACCACCGCATGGTGCACGGCGGCGAGTACCGGGCGGCGGTGGATTTGAACCAGTGCAGCCAGTGCCACAGCGAACGGGCCGGGGAGATCTCCATGTCCGACGTCGTGATGGGGGAAGGCGACAGCGCCGTTTCCTTCAGCCACGACTTTCACGGCATGATGTTCAGCTGCGACCACTGCCACACCGACCTCTTCCCCATGAAGGCCGGCGGCAGCGCGATCAGCTTCGACTATCATACCACCGACCAGTACTGCTTCTCATGCCACAACGGCCAGGCAGCTTCCTATGACTGCGCCTCCTGCCACGGCCAGGTGCCCATGCCCATGGAGCCCATCACCTACACCATGGAAGGTTTTGCCCCGGTGGACTTTAACCACACTTTCCACGGTAATGCTTTTAGTTGCGAAACCTGCCACGACACCCCCTGGATCATGGAGGCCCACGCCACTCCCATGACCATGAACGAGATGTACCGGGGCCAGTTCTGCGGCCAGTGCCATAACGGTCAGGCGGCCTTTCCC
- a CDS encoding TetR/AcrR family transcriptional regulator, translating into MKKLNGSGTQMNTEKRKRTIDPEDKARRIFESARKLFVERGYYRVSIPDIVRSSGVSTGAIYNLFGSKENLAKVLHKKTLGDFNEMFLQRLNGRETTQAKLLAFTEVVFELTEKDPAMMEYLMFMKHAEFMEDAAPVCFTEPFQVIRRIIAEGMEKGDLKPGDVFLNAVSFTGAILRPAQLRIQCVLQDPLTIHTNQLMANAWAAIKA; encoded by the coding sequence ATGAAAAAACTGAATGGCTCCGGCACCCAGATGAACACCGAAAAAAGAAAACGTACCATCGACCCCGAAGACAAGGCACGCCGGATATTTGAGAGTGCGCGCAAGCTCTTCGTGGAAAGGGGTTACTATCGGGTCTCAATTCCAGATATTGTTCGCAGTTCCGGGGTAAGCACCGGCGCCATCTACAATCTCTTCGGCAGCAAGGAAAACCTGGCCAAGGTACTGCACAAAAAAACCCTGGGCGATTTCAACGAGATGTTCCTCCAGCGTCTGAATGGCCGGGAAACCACCCAGGCCAAGCTACTGGCCTTCACCGAAGTGGTCTTCGAGCTCACGGAAAAGGACCCGGCGATGATGGAATACCTGATGTTCATGAAACACGCCGAATTCATGGAGGATGCCGCCCCGGTCTGTTTCACCGAACCCTTCCAGGTAATTCGCCGGATCATTGCCGAAGGCATGGAAAAAGGCGATCTTAAACCGGGCGATGTCTTTCTCAACGCCGTCTCTTTCACCGGGGCCATTCTGCGCCCGGCCCAACTCCGCATCCAATGCGTACTGCAGGACCCTCTCACCATTCACACCAATCAGTTAATGGCCAATGCCTGGGCGGCCATTAAGGCCTGA
- a CDS encoding molecular chaperone TorD family protein, which produces MEATMHPPGNSRQLLNLAGCFDYPSAELARQLNVQLEQLENIHVRLFINDRGGTKTPPYAGCYLDRDDRRQFMIDFSGICCEQGIVISSGHPPDHIPAMLETLALLLAEAKESPELDIDSLLQRYYRGWPERFAAALEEHDEVGFYAAAAAELKETLATLHRHSDKGLDH; this is translated from the coding sequence ATGGAAGCGACCATGCACCCCCCAGGCAATTCCCGGCAACTGCTCAACTTGGCCGGCTGTTTCGACTACCCCTCCGCCGAACTGGCCCGGCAATTGAATGTGCAGCTGGAGCAACTGGAAAACATCCACGTGCGCCTGTTCATCAATGACCGGGGCGGCACCAAGACTCCGCCCTACGCCGGTTGTTATCTCGACCGGGATGATCGGCGACAATTCATGATCGATTTCAGCGGCATTTGCTGCGAGCAGGGCATTGTCATCAGCTCCGGCCACCCGCCCGACCATATTCCCGCCATGCTGGAAACCCTGGCCCTGCTGCTGGCCGAGGCCAAAGAATCGCCGGAGCTGGACATTGATTCTTTGCTGCAACGGTATTACCGGGGCTGGCCGGAACGGTTTGCCGCCGCTTTGGAAGAACACGACGAAGTGGGGTTTTACGCCGCCGCCGCGGCGGAGCTCAAAGAAACCCTGGCAACCTTGCACCGGCACAGCGACAAGGGTCTTGATCATTAA
- a CDS encoding ChaN family lipoprotein, producing MPKPQRRPAAAWLLFLLLFSLAWPTAGRAADEHQQAPWQELLQREFYPSYELARLAVTEARLQETKGRVELHFTLVQQQDTPLPLDIPMLVSTPRQVYSTTLTSQRKKTAFTLELNDRPTEIRLDPYQELPRHLSPNELPPSWAGFLAAEQRLAIIPAETPAAWEPLLDLLARLDIDALPLEQIEPAALATSSLLFVGSEQENPARGFFAAPLHPGSNHPITLEARENPINPEQTGILLSLHSQPAAADLETLLTTLDSPGLFSQLKIADNTLEQQIKAPHQQGILVRLDQPPDGIAAPARRSFHEIMAELADTRVIYVGEVHSRYEDHLLQLRVLRAMHQQHPKVAVAMEMFPAATQPVLDAYVAGELDEPEFLRQSDYFTNWSFDYRLYREIIDFARHHGLPIIALNLERGLTSKVYREGGTTALSPEELAQLPADRDLALPGFQQRIGAAFTMHDSDPETDPAGFSGFLQAQSIWDEQMAHRMAKFLQENPEYRLLAVVGQGHSDKRNAIPPRLARRLAVEQKVILPVREQTASAPAADYFFFVPSQSLPDQALLGVRVRDGEEESGALVVGLSPRGKARAAGIMEGDLIVAIDDWEITGTNELRIAMLYQQPGQTVKVRVLRPIDTERDEETEELEELEELEELEETPKSFETQEFTLEL from the coding sequence TTGCCGAAGCCGCAGCGGCGGCCGGCGGCGGCCTGGCTGCTTTTTCTCCTGCTGTTCTCCCTGGCCTGGCCCACGGCCGGCCGGGCGGCGGATGAACATCAACAAGCACCATGGCAGGAACTGCTGCAGCGCGAGTTTTACCCGAGCTACGAACTGGCCCGGCTGGCGGTAACCGAGGCCCGGCTGCAAGAAACGAAAGGCCGGGTGGAGCTGCATTTCACCCTGGTCCAGCAACAGGATACCCCTTTGCCGCTGGATATCCCCATGCTGGTCAGCACCCCCCGGCAGGTCTACAGCACCACCCTTACCAGCCAGCGAAAAAAAACCGCTTTCACCCTGGAACTGAACGACCGCCCCACGGAAATCCGGCTGGACCCCTACCAGGAGTTGCCTCGGCACTTGAGCCCAAACGAACTGCCACCCTCCTGGGCCGGTTTTCTGGCTGCCGAACAGCGCCTGGCGATTATCCCCGCCGAAACACCGGCGGCCTGGGAACCCTTGCTGGACCTGCTGGCCCGGCTGGATATCGATGCCCTGCCCCTTGAGCAGATTGAGCCTGCCGCCCTGGCCACCTCCTCGCTGCTCTTTGTGGGTTCGGAACAGGAAAATCCCGCCCGGGGCTTTTTTGCCGCCCCGCTGCACCCGGGGTCAAACCACCCCATTACCCTGGAGGCCCGGGAAAACCCGATAAACCCCGAGCAAACCGGCATCCTGCTGAGTCTGCACTCCCAGCCGGCAGCCGCCGATCTGGAGACCCTGCTCACCACCCTTGATTCCCCGGGCCTGTTCAGCCAACTGAAAATTGCCGACAACACCCTGGAGCAACAGATCAAAGCCCCGCATCAGCAGGGTATTCTGGTGCGGCTGGATCAACCGCCGGACGGTATTGCCGCCCCGGCCCGCCGGAGTTTTCATGAGATCATGGCCGAACTGGCCGACACCAGGGTGATCTATGTGGGCGAGGTCCACAGCCGTTACGAGGATCACCTGCTGCAGCTACGGGTTCTTCGGGCCATGCACCAGCAGCACCCCAAGGTGGCGGTGGCCATGGAGATGTTTCCGGCCGCAACCCAGCCGGTACTGGACGCCTATGTGGCAGGGGAACTTGACGAGCCGGAATTTTTGCGCCAGTCCGATTACTTCACCAACTGGAGCTTTGACTACCGCCTGTACCGGGAGATCATCGATTTTGCCCGCCACCACGGGCTGCCCATCATTGCCTTGAACCTGGAGCGGGGGCTTACCAGCAAGGTCTACCGCGAGGGCGGCACCACCGCCTTAAGCCCCGAGGAACTGGCCCAACTGCCCGCCGACCGGGATCTGGCCCTGCCGGGCTTCCAACAACGGATCGGCGCGGCTTTTACCATGCACGACAGCGACCCGGAAACAGACCCGGCCGGTTTCAGTGGCTTTTTGCAGGCTCAAAGCATCTGGGATGAACAAATGGCTCACCGGATGGCCAAGTTTTTGCAAGAAAACCCCGAATACCGGCTGCTGGCCGTGGTGGGCCAGGGTCACAGCGACAAACGCAACGCCATCCCGCCCCGCTTGGCCCGACGGCTGGCGGTGGAGCAAAAGGTGATCCTGCCGGTACGGGAACAGACCGCTTCTGCTCCCGCCGCCGATTATTTCTTTTTTGTGCCATCGCAAAGCCTGCCGGACCAGGCCCTGCTGGGCGTCCGGGTAAGGGACGGCGAGGAGGAAAGCGGCGCCCTGGTGGTGGGCCTCAGCCCCCGCGGCAAGGCTCGGGCGGCGGGGATCATGGAAGGCGACCTGATTGTCGCCATTGATGATTGGGAAATAACCGGCACCAACGAATTAAGAATCGCCATGCTTTACCAGCAGCCCGGCCAGACTGTGAAGGTACGGGTGCTGCGTCCCATTGATACGGAGCGTGACGAAGAAACGGAAGAGTTGGAAGAGTTGGAAGAGTTGGAAGAGTTGGAAGAAACACCGAAAAGCTTTGAAACACAAGAATTTACCCTGGAACTCTAA
- a CDS encoding 4Fe-4S dicluster domain-containing protein, with amino-acid sequence MSQERKKRWVMVVDPDKCIDCKACDVACKRENGMDAGTDQQVYRNWITSKGVEGTYPYLKERFEPSQCQHCQNPPCVKVCPTSASYQTEDGLVAIDYKRCIVCASCILACPYDARYKSPQTKVIDKCTFCAHRIAEGKLPACVDTCPTKVRVFGDLNDPNSEVARLLATRHYRVLKPEQGTKPSLFYLS; translated from the coding sequence ATGTCGCAAGAGAGAAAAAAACGGTGGGTCATGGTGGTCGACCCAGACAAATGCATCGACTGCAAGGCCTGCGATGTCGCCTGCAAACGGGAAAACGGGATGGACGCCGGTACCGACCAGCAGGTCTACCGCAACTGGATCACCAGCAAAGGGGTGGAAGGCACCTACCCTTACTTAAAAGAACGTTTTGAGCCCAGCCAGTGCCAGCACTGTCAGAATCCGCCCTGCGTTAAGGTTTGCCCCACCAGCGCCTCTTATCAAACTGAAGACGGGCTGGTAGCCATTGACTACAAGCGCTGCATCGTCTGCGCCTCCTGTATTCTGGCCTGCCCTTACGATGCCCGCTACAAATCGCCCCAGACCAAGGTCATCGACAAGTGCACCTTTTGCGCCCACCGGATTGCCGAGGGCAAATTGCCGGCCTGCGTCGACACCTGCCCCACCAAGGTCCGGGTGTTTGGTGATCTCAACGATCCCAACAGCGAAGTGGCGAGGCTGCTGGCCACCCGGCACTACCGGGTGCTCAAGCCGGAACAGGGCACTAAACCCAGTCTTTTCTACCTTTCATAA
- a CDS encoding universal stress protein yields MVNPEPEIKKILVPLDFSGNSIMLIKKASKVAKELGAELEIVHVVESLAPYMGFAVPHIPLDSMGKDLYGYAEKKMESFLAENLSDDIPHQAKIITGNDAAAEIIRHAEENNCDLIIIATQGFKGLPKFLFGSVAERVLKQAHCPVMTVKPR; encoded by the coding sequence ATGGTAAACCCCGAACCGGAGATCAAGAAAATCCTGGTCCCTCTGGACTTTTCCGGCAACTCCATCATGCTGATCAAAAAGGCCAGCAAGGTCGCCAAGGAATTGGGGGCCGAGCTGGAAATCGTGCACGTGGTGGAATCCCTGGCCCCATACATGGGTTTTGCTGTGCCGCATATCCCGCTGGACTCCATGGGCAAAGACCTTTACGGCTATGCCGAGAAAAAGATGGAGAGTTTCCTGGCCGAGAACCTGTCCGACGACATTCCCCACCAGGCCAAAATAATCACCGGCAACGATGCGGCGGCGGAAATTATTCGCCATGCCGAGGAAAATAATTGCGACCTGATCATCATCGCCACCCAGGGCTTTAAAGGGTTGCCCAAGTTTCTGTTCGGCAGCGTGGCCGAGCGGGTGCTCAAGCAGGCGCATTGCCCGGTAATGACCGTCAAACCCAGGTAA
- the nrfD gene encoding NrfD/PsrC family molybdoenzyme membrane anchor subunit → MNTMTMNNKLINTRGDMIWALMAGALCLVGLAGLGNYLLQGHDAYNVYRQVPWGILISTYVFFAVCCTGLCLVSSLGHVFGFKNFEGIGKRAIAMAIIALVSGFVVIGLELGRPLALIYNLLSPNPSAPIWWMGTLYSIYLGVLLVEFTLMVRGMHKYVGYASLAGFIGGVAANSNLGSVFGLLDARPFWQGPFLPISIIVTAAISGCAIVILLMAHRYAREKMPEDIQRAVTATSKIFALLLGVLMFFEFWKVMSAIYGTVPGQYDAMMILLKGPLAFNYWGLEILLGMVVPFVLLMSSGGRSLGTAVVAAISTLIGLFFMRYNMVVAGQLVPLRAEVDAVGPSGLLSYTPSLTEIAITLGGFGLCLALYMAADRYFNLDEQGH, encoded by the coding sequence ATGAACACCATGACAATGAACAACAAGCTGATCAATACGCGCGGCGATATGATCTGGGCCTTAATGGCCGGGGCACTTTGCCTCGTCGGCCTGGCGGGCCTGGGCAACTATCTGCTCCAGGGCCATGATGCCTATAACGTTTACCGGCAAGTGCCGTGGGGGATTCTGATTTCCACCTACGTCTTTTTCGCCGTCTGCTGTACCGGCCTGTGCCTGGTTTCTTCCCTGGGCCATGTTTTCGGCTTCAAAAACTTTGAAGGGATCGGCAAGCGGGCCATCGCCATGGCCATCATCGCCCTGGTTTCGGGCTTTGTGGTCATCGGCCTGGAGCTGGGCCGCCCCCTGGCCCTGATCTATAACCTGCTCAGCCCCAACCCCAGCGCCCCCATCTGGTGGATGGGCACCCTTTACAGCATTTACCTGGGGGTACTGCTGGTGGAGTTTACCCTGATGGTCCGGGGCATGCATAAATACGTGGGTTATGCCAGCTTGGCCGGCTTCATCGGCGGGGTGGCGGCCAACTCCAACCTGGGGTCGGTTTTCGGCCTGCTGGACGCCCGCCCCTTCTGGCAGGGACCATTTCTGCCCATCTCCATCATCGTCACCGCCGCCATCAGCGGTTGCGCCATCGTGATCCTGCTCATGGCCCATCGTTATGCCCGGGAAAAAATGCCCGAGGATATCCAGCGGGCGGTGACCGCCACCAGCAAAATTTTCGCTCTGCTGCTTGGGGTCCTGATGTTTTTTGAGTTCTGGAAGGTGATGAGCGCGATCTACGGCACCGTTCCCGGCCAATACGACGCCATGATGATCCTGCTCAAAGGACCCCTGGCCTTTAATTACTGGGGCCTGGAGATCCTGCTGGGTATGGTAGTGCCCTTCGTGCTGCTGATGAGCAGCGGCGGTCGCAGCCTGGGTACGGCGGTGGTGGCGGCGATCAGCACCCTGATCGGGCTGTTTTTCATGCGCTACAACATGGTGGTGGCCGGGCAACTGGTTCCGCTGCGGGCGGAAGTGGACGCGGTGGGCCCCAGCGGGCTTTTAAGTTACACCCCCTCGCTGACCGAGATCGCCATCACCCTGGGCGGCTTCGGCCTCTGCCTGGCCCTTTACATGGCCGCCGACCGCTATTTCAACCTGGATGAACAAGGCCACTGA
- a CDS encoding molybdopterin-containing oxidoreductase family protein: protein MKVSRRKFLAGSVAGLGALGAGSAGLRFVRKAEAQGRAGEVKYVNSSCAICTSKCVFRGQVVNGIIRRLEPEPDFPKSRGMMCARGNAGAWTPYDPDRVKYPLIRTGRRGEGKWRKATWEEAYKYIADKTNQVVEEEGGHRSCIGFASSEGTYQEMYWHQFREVFGSPNSLRHPTLCLSSVIRGFQSVFGTYPVTDLKNARYVIMAGANRAEAIFTPDTMDIFSRPKGSYKLIYLDPRFTKTAAKADQWLPIKPGTDMAFALALAHVIIAENLYDRDFVANFCTGFDELVEHVKPYSPEWAAEETGIAAADIRQIARELATTPHSVFYPGRRSSWQGEEVQTRRAIAIVNALIGAFDRPGGLLPAVGVPMRSYFYEPAWYTQTRPRLESDDVMFLGPRDGSWVAWRDRALKADPYRIRGLFIYKQNVLEAVPDRDKSMKLFDQMDIIVCIDTFMSDTAWYADVVLPESNYLERLDPPQSLGGIEPTAVFRQPLIDRLYDTKPGFEIVSELAAYFEDEDGFKLSEYFEGSPEEHARNFVADHPGAWEQLREKAFITVPKVQFGAYRQEGRRINTATGKVELYSEDFAGRGLDPLPVFRRCEEPGPDQFRFLVGRHAIHTNSMTAAFPELNWHQPENAVWLNPEPAARLGINDGDLVQMQNRSGAQVTVKAKVTAGIRPDCVYYAPGYGAISPGKPLVYQRGASQAAILESHFEPISGNALMHETIVEIRRV, encoded by the coding sequence ATGAAAGTCTCGAGAAGAAAATTCCTGGCCGGTTCGGTGGCCGGCCTGGGTGCCCTGGGGGCCGGCTCGGCGGGCTTGCGCTTTGTTCGCAAGGCCGAAGCGCAAGGCCGGGCCGGAGAAGTGAAATATGTTAACTCCAGCTGTGCCATTTGCACCAGCAAATGCGTTTTCCGCGGCCAGGTGGTCAACGGTATCATCAGACGGCTGGAGCCGGAGCCGGATTTTCCCAAGTCCCGTGGGATGATGTGCGCCCGGGGCAACGCCGGGGCCTGGACCCCGTATGACCCCGACCGGGTCAAATACCCGCTGATCCGCACCGGCCGGCGGGGTGAAGGCAAATGGCGCAAGGCCACCTGGGAAGAGGCTTATAAGTATATTGCCGACAAAACCAACCAGGTGGTGGAAGAAGAAGGGGGCCATCGCTCCTGCATCGGTTTTGCCTCTTCGGAAGGCACTTACCAGGAAATGTACTGGCACCAGTTCCGGGAGGTTTTCGGCTCCCCCAACTCCCTGCGCCACCCTACCCTTTGCTTAAGTTCGGTGATTCGAGGCTTTCAGTCGGTATTCGGCACCTACCCGGTAACCGACCTGAAAAACGCCCGTTATGTGATCATGGCCGGGGCCAACCGGGCCGAGGCCATTTTCACCCCCGACACCATGGATATTTTCAGCCGCCCCAAGGGCAGCTACAAGCTGATCTATCTCGATCCGCGCTTCACCAAAACCGCCGCCAAGGCCGACCAGTGGCTGCCCATCAAGCCCGGCACCGACATGGCCTTCGCCCTGGCCCTGGCCCACGTGATCATCGCGGAAAATCTTTACGACCGGGATTTTGTGGCTAACTTCTGCACCGGCTTTGATGAACTGGTCGAGCACGTCAAACCCTACAGCCCGGAGTGGGCCGCCGAGGAAACCGGCATCGCCGCCGCCGACATCCGCCAGATCGCCCGCGAGCTGGCCACCACGCCCCACTCGGTCTTTTACCCCGGCCGCCGTTCCTCCTGGCAGGGGGAAGAGGTCCAGACCCGGCGGGCGATTGCCATCGTCAACGCCCTGATCGGGGCCTTTGACCGCCCCGGCGGTCTGCTGCCGGCAGTCGGCGTGCCCATGCGCTCCTATTTTTACGAACCGGCCTGGTACACCCAGACCCGCCCCCGGCTGGAAAGTGATGATGTCATGTTCCTGGGCCCCCGGGACGGCTCTTGGGTAGCCTGGCGGGACCGTGCCCTCAAGGCCGACCCCTACCGGATCCGCGGCCTGTTTATCTATAAACAGAACGTGCTGGAAGCGGTGCCGGATCGCGACAAGAGCATGAAGCTGTTCGACCAGATGGATATTATTGTCTGCATCGACACCTTCATGAGCGACACCGCCTGGTACGCCGACGTGGTGCTGCCGGAGAGCAATTACCTGGAGCGCCTGGACCCGCCGCAAAGCCTGGGCGGTATCGAGCCCACGGCGGTCTTTCGCCAGCCGCTGATCGACCGGCTGTACGACACCAAGCCCGGCTTTGAAATTGTCAGCGAACTGGCGGCTTATTTTGAAGACGAAGACGGCTTTAAGCTGAGCGAATACTTCGAGGGCAGCCCGGAAGAACATGCCCGGAACTTTGTCGCCGATCATCCCGGCGCCTGGGAGCAGTTGCGCGAAAAGGCCTTTATTACCGTTCCCAAGGTGCAATTCGGGGCTTACCGGCAAGAGGGGCGGCGGATCAACACCGCCACCGGCAAGGTTGAACTCTACAGCGAAGACTTTGCCGGCCGGGGCCTGGACCCGCTGCCGGTGTTCCGGCGTTGCGAAGAACCCGGGCCAGACCAGTTCCGCTTCCTGGTGGGCCGCCATGCCATCCACACCAACTCCATGACCGCCGCCTTCCCCGAGCTTAACTGGCACCAGCCGGAAAACGCGGTCTGGCTGAACCCCGAGCCAGCCGCCAGGCTGGGGATCAACGACGGTGACCTGGTGCAGATGCAAAACCGCAGCGGCGCTCAGGTTACCGTCAAGGCCAAGGTCACCGCGGGAATCCGCCCCGACTGCGTTTACTACGCCCCGGGCTACGGTGCCATCTCGCCGGGCAAGCCCCTGGTTTACCAGCGGGGCGCCTCCCAGGCCGCCATTCTGGAATCCCACTTTGAGCCGATCTCCGGCAATGCCCTGATGCATGAAACCATTGTCGAAATCAGGAGGGTCTAA
- a CDS encoding rhodanese-like domain-containing protein yields the protein MMKPRLLTSALAMLLLLFAAGCAATSGQAVPPSAAGHTQAVEQDPKLRITTQEVMELFAQEYGDAPLIEETLKKNTSFLLIDTRPPVRFNEGTVPGSINIPTPRFAQDIPKLPKDRTLIFYCGGLAUPFTGEAAVVAQEHGFTDIRAWYEGEPFWTKAGNYRITDTPHVQRLVEASDRENFVLIDSRPPRVHQAEHIPGSISIPWVLFEQKKGMLPADKDLPLIFYCGGHHCDLSHKSAVAALEMGYTKVFVYSAGVPDWKKADLPLWGYEAAGVEMAEVDPDALPETITAEEFVAAVQAGTVALIDVRSEREFAEGSIPGAINIPDGKFYEDLDAAVAKLPNDRRVIIICATGARSGGVFFMVSDIMLDEPELYSNPHGVQYLNQGLEYAPDGTFTVK from the coding sequence ATGATGAAACCACGTTTATTAACCAGCGCCCTGGCGATGCTGCTGCTGCTCTTTGCAGCGGGCTGCGCCGCCACCTCGGGCCAGGCGGTCCCCCCCTCGGCGGCCGGACACACCCAGGCGGTGGAACAGGATCCCAAACTGCGGATTACCACCCAAGAGGTCATGGAGCTGTTCGCCCAAGAATATGGCGATGCCCCGCTGATTGAGGAAACACTGAAGAAAAACACCAGCTTTCTGTTGATCGACACCCGGCCGCCGGTCCGCTTCAATGAAGGCACCGTGCCCGGCTCCATCAACATTCCCACCCCGCGCTTTGCCCAGGATATCCCCAAGCTCCCCAAAGATCGGACCCTGATCTTTTACTGCGGAGGGTTGGCCTGACCCTTCACCGGTGAGGCGGCGGTCGTCGCCCAAGAGCATGGTTTTACCGATATCCGCGCCTGGTATGAAGGCGAACCCTTCTGGACCAAGGCCGGCAATTATCGCATCACCGACACCCCGCACGTGCAGCGGTTGGTGGAGGCCAGTGACCGGGAAAATTTTGTCCTGATCGATTCCCGGCCCCCCAGGGTGCATCAGGCCGAGCATATCCCCGGCTCCATTTCTATTCCCTGGGTGCTGTTCGAGCAGAAGAAAGGCATGTTGCCGGCGGACAAAGATCTTCCGCTGATCTTCTACTGCGGCGGCCATCATTGTGATTTGAGCCACAAATCGGCGGTGGCCGCCCTGGAGATGGGCTATACCAAGGTCTTTGTCTATTCCGCCGGGGTTCCCGACTGGAAGAAGGCCGATCTGCCCCTGTGGGGTTACGAGGCCGCCGGAGTGGAAATGGCCGAGGTTGACCCCGACGCCCTGCCGGAAACCATCACCGCCGAGGAGTTCGTGGCGGCGGTACAAGCCGGCACTGTGGCCCTGATTGACGTGCGCAGCGAACGGGAATTTGCCGAAGGCAGCATCCCCGGCGCCATCAACATCCCCGACGGCAAGTTCTACGAGGATCTCGATGCGGCGGTGGCCAAGCTGCCCAACGATCGCCGGGTGATCATCATCTGCGCCACCGGCGCCCGTTCCGGCGGGGTGTTCTTCATGGTCAGCGACATCATGCTGGATGAACCCGAACTGTACAGCAACCCCCACGGAGTTCAGTACCTGAACCAGGGCCTTGAGTACGCCCCGGACGGCACCTTCACCGTGAAGTAA
- a CDS encoding DUF6763 family protein — translation MSSDAEEPIEGNWYELPSGEIFTVVTVDEEEGMVEVQYDDDRVEELELETWEDLGADPIDPPEQWTGGYGTFDDEDDLDVEPSEIEEE, via the coding sequence ATGTCTTCCGACGCCGAAGAGCCCATTGAAGGAAACTGGTACGAACTTCCCTCCGGCGAAATCTTTACCGTGGTAACGGTGGATGAAGAGGAGGGCATGGTGGAGGTCCAGTATGATGATGACCGGGTTGAAGAGCTTGAACTGGAAACCTGGGAGGATCTGGGGGCCGATCCCATAGATCCGCCCGAACAGTGGACCGGAGGCTACGGTACCTTCGACGATGAGGATGATCTGGATGTAGAACCCAGTGAAATCGAGGAGGAATAA